One window of the Eucalyptus grandis isolate ANBG69807.140 chromosome 6, ASM1654582v1, whole genome shotgun sequence genome contains the following:
- the LOC104448014 gene encoding uncharacterized protein LOC104448014 yields MLQKYIQRKHHTIPYPKKIYKFAPPLSVFLIPLFSWCWCRATLPPVKTRIFSSVLCLSPHETEIMTPAGKASIVPPSPQSSVECCMCGDHGLTDELFQCRICQFRSQHRYCSNLYPKAETYRVCNWCLGQDGRDEGGPVVKTQQQNSSDSNSPRKSGAEPDSDGKSGRRLRRGRIDDDRQQRPPPLHLQALGCGRIKKERSPERISSPTTPIRKRIITKGELEEKLRRTTSEEISHVVPRQGFRSKVRRYKLLEEVSS; encoded by the exons ATGTTACAGAAATATATACAGAGAAAACATCATACGATCCCCTACcccaagaaaatatataaattcgCTCCGCCTTTGTCGGTTTTTCTTATTCCTCTGTTTTCGTGGTGCTGGTGCAGGGCGACTCTGCCTCCCGTCAAAACTCggatcttttcctctgttctctgTCTGTCTCCACATGAGACCGAAATAATGACTCCAGCAGGCAAAGCGTCGATCGTCCCACCGTCACCGCAATCGAGCGTGGAGTGCTGCATGTGCGGCGACCACGGCTTGACCGATGAGCTTTTTCAGTGCAGGATCTGCCAGTTCAGATCTCAACACAG GTACTGCAGCAATCTCTACCCGAAGGCCGAGACCTACCGAGTCTGCAACTGGTGCCTCGGTCAGGACGGCCGAGACGAGGGCGGCCCCGTCGTCAAGACCCAGCAGCAGAACTCGTCGGATTCCAATTCGCCGCGCAAGAGCGGGGCGGAACCGGATAGCGACGGCAAGAGCGGCAGGAGGCTGAGGAGGGGCAGGATCGACGACGATCGCCAGCAGAGACCCCCTCCCCTGCATCTGCAAGCCTTGGGCTGCGGCAGGATCAAGAAGGAGAGATCCCCGGAGAGGATCTCGTCCCCGACGACGCCGATCAGGAAGCGGATCATCACCAAGGGAGAGCTCgaggagaagctgaggaggaCGACATCGGAGGAGATTTCGCACGTGGTCCCGAGGCAGGGGTTCCGGAGCAAGGTCAGGCGGTACAAGCTTCTGGAGGAGGTCTCGAgctga
- the LOC104448013 gene encoding serine/threonine-protein kinase-like protein At1g28390, translated as MGYLSCSGETAVATCDPYNWDCKRTATATATAAKHKPNKPAKKKKIRKFSYCDLVKATDAFSAESFLGRGSHGSVYRAVLDDGKLVAAVKRTKIPSSASAAAMTTNHNLNLIFNDGNNNNNNASPAENEIEILSRVHSPRLVNLIGFCDDVSDGLLYLVVEFMPNGSLYDLLHRSSRLPGWTRRIRFALQVAKAVLCLHSADPPVIHRDIKSSNVLIDGGSNARLGDFGLALRGHVEDVRARCTPPAGTLGYLDPGYLLPSDLSAKSDVFSFGILLLEIVSGRNAIDVNFSPPSIVDWAVPLIRRRAFDAIWDDRIDPPADPAAVRSVAALAARCVKGSARRRPEMAEVVEVLREASRRARAWRSWGRRRAAGTSAGADAAAAGAMRWRRR; from the coding sequence ATGGGCTATCTCTCCTGCAGCGGCGAGACCGCCGTGGCCACGTGCGACCCCTACAACTGGGACTGCAAGAggaccgccaccgccaccgccaccgctgCAAAGCACAAGCCCAACAAGcctgcgaagaagaagaagattcgCAAGTTCTCCTACTGCGACCTCGTGAAGGCCACCGATGCGTTCTCCGCCGAGAGCTTCCTCGGGAGAGGCAGCCACGGCAGCGTCTATCGCGCCGTCCTCGACGACGGCAAGCTCGTCGCCGCCGTCAAGAGGACCAAGATACCCTCGAGCGCATCGGCGGCCGCGATGACGACCAACCACAATCTCAATCTCATCTTCAACGACggaaacaacaacaacaacaacgcgAGCCCGGCAGAGAACGAGATTGAGATCCTGTCCCGGGTCCACAGCCCGAGGCTCGTCAACCTCATCGGCTTCTGCGACGACGTGTCGGACGGCCTGCTCTATCTCGTCGTCGAGTTCATGCCGAACGGGTCGCTGTACGACCTGCTCCACCGGAGCTCCAGGCTGCCCGGATGGACGCGGCGGATCCGGTTCGCGCTCCAGGTGGCGAAGGCGGTCCTGTGCCTGCACTCGGCGGACCCGCCGGTGATCCACCGGGACATCAAGTCGTCCAACGTACTGATCGACGGCGGGTCGAACGCGAGGCTGGGCGACTTCGGGCTCGCTCTGAGGGGACACGTGGAGGACGTGCGGGCCAGGTGCACCCCTCCGGCGGGGACGTTGGGCTACCTCGACCCGGGCTACCTCCTGCCGTCCGATCTCAGCGCCAAGAGCGACGTGTTCAGCTTCGGGATTTTGCTGCTCGAGATCGTCAGCGGCAGGAACGCAATCGACGTCAACTTCAGCCCCCCTTCCATAGTCGACTGGGCGGTGCCCCTGATCAGACGACGCGCGTTCGACGCGATCTGGGACGACCGGATCGACCCGCCGGCGGACCCCGCGGCGGTGAGAAGCGTGGCGGCGCTGGCGGCGAGGTGCGTCAAGGGGAGCGCGCGGAGGCGGCCGGAGATGGCCGAGGTGGTGGAGGTGCTGAGAGAGGCGAGCAGGAGGGCCCGCGCGTGGAGGAGCTGGGGGCGGAGGCGGGCGGCGGGGACGAGCGCGGGCGCCGACGCCGCCGCGGCGGGGGCGATGAGATGGCGAAGGCGATGA